A window of the Mucilaginibacter sp. cycad4 genome harbors these coding sequences:
- a CDS encoding efflux RND transporter periplasmic adaptor subunit yields the protein MKNTVQLLTGFGAALILLSSCGGSQNQGGAMAAGAPQPPQSYPVFKISLHDATLNSEYPATLQGQQNIEIRPKVDGYVDKIYIDEGSVVKKGQLLFKLSAPQYAQDVNTATAAIASAEADVSAAQLQVNKTRPLVEKDIISHYELESAEYTLKARKATLAQAKASLANAKTNLGYTVITSPVDGVVGTIPYKLGSLITGSTAQPLTTVSNIGKVYAYFALNEKQLLDFSRTVKGKTMNEKLANTPPVSLVLPDGSTYAEKGKVETISGLINTETGSASYRAAFPNPVGLIRSGGSATIQIPQAVKDAVLIPQKAAYELQGKHFVYVVDGKGAVKNTEVSVMDLTTGQYYVVTDGLKAGDAIVIDGAGSLKDGMVIKPEVQESAAVYKDLK from the coding sequence ATGAAAAATACAGTTCAACTGCTAACCGGCTTTGGGGCCGCCTTAATTTTATTGTCGTCATGCGGCGGTAGCCAAAACCAGGGCGGTGCCATGGCTGCGGGAGCTCCCCAGCCACCGCAAAGCTACCCGGTTTTTAAGATTAGTTTACATGACGCCACGCTGAACAGCGAATACCCTGCTACACTCCAGGGGCAGCAAAATATCGAGATCCGTCCTAAAGTTGATGGTTATGTAGATAAGATTTATATTGACGAGGGCAGCGTTGTAAAAAAGGGCCAGCTGCTTTTTAAGCTCAGCGCACCCCAATATGCCCAGGACGTAAACACCGCGACGGCGGCTATCGCCAGTGCCGAAGCTGATGTAAGCGCTGCCCAGCTGCAGGTTAACAAGACCAGGCCGTTGGTTGAAAAAGATATCATCAGCCATTATGAGCTTGAATCGGCCGAGTATACGCTAAAAGCCCGCAAAGCCACCCTTGCCCAGGCAAAAGCCAGTTTGGCCAACGCCAAAACCAATTTAGGTTATACCGTAATAACCAGCCCGGTTGATGGCGTGGTAGGGACTATCCCTTATAAATTAGGTAGCCTCATCACCGGCTCAACTGCACAGCCTTTAACAACGGTATCCAATATCGGTAAGGTGTATGCCTACTTTGCACTGAATGAAAAGCAGCTGCTTGATTTTTCAAGAACGGTAAAGGGAAAAACCATGAATGAAAAGCTGGCCAACACGCCCCCTGTTTCACTGGTACTACCGGATGGCAGCACTTATGCCGAAAAAGGCAAGGTGGAAACCATCAGCGGTTTAATAAATACCGAAACCGGATCGGCAAGTTACCGGGCAGCATTCCCTAACCCTGTTGGCCTGATCCGCAGCGGCGGAAGCGCTACTATACAGATCCCCCAAGCCGTAAAAGATGCCGTGCTGATCCCTCAAAAGGCCGCTTATGAGTTGCAGGGAAAACATTTTGTTTATGTGGTTGACGGCAAAGGAGCAGTTAAAAATACCGAAGTGAGCGTTATGGACCTCACCACAGGCCAATATTATGTAGTGACTGATGGCCTTAAAGCCGGTGATGCCATTGTTATCGATGGAGCCGGCAGTTTAAAAGACGGCATGGTTATCAAACCGGAAGTACAGGAGAGTGCCGCGGTATATAAAGATCTAAAATAA
- a CDS encoding efflux RND transporter permease subunit codes for MLRTFIERPVLSTVISVIIVILGILGLTTLPISEYPDIAPPTVQVSASYQGANAEVVMKSVIVPLEEQINGVENMTYMTSTASNDGSAVITVYFKQGTDPDLAAVNVQNRVSKATSLLPAEVTRAGVTTSKRQSSMVMVFSLSSDNKSYDEKFLQNYANINVLPQIKRISGVGDASSFGIQDYSMRIWLKPDVMATYGLVPDDVNSALAEQNIEAAPGKVGENDNQSFQYVLKYKGRLTSVPEFENIVIRSSTKGQLLRLKDIARVELGAQSYANATTMNGKPAVAIAIYQTAGSNAHELIKNCEQTIEAASKTFPAGISYTSLFSVNDFLDTSIEKVVHTLIEAFVLVFIVVFVFLQDFRSTLIPAIAVPVAIVGTFFFLQLFGFTINLLTLFAMVLAIGIVVDDAIVVVEAVHAKLDHGAKSAKAATISAMNDISGAIVSITLVMAAVFIPVTFITGSTGVFYKQFGLTLAVAIFISAVNALTLSPALCALLLKPHPEGEHHKTGLLQRFYTAFNTSFDTITRKYKKSVSFLAAKKWLAIAGIAVFGLIFWFLLKTTPSGFVPNEDQGFIIGDISLPPAASLERTTEVIDKVSGMVRSLPEVESTIRVAGQGILSGAGGSYGLIMVKLKPWDKRTAKGSDVNSVIGKLFGMTAGIKGATVLFFAPPTLQGFGNSSGFEFQVQDKTGGDIVKFAEINGKFLGALNQRPEIQYASTFFNTNFPQFLVDVNVAKCKDAGITVNSVLSALQGYFGGVYASNFNEFGKQYRVMIQADAAYRGTTGSLNNMYVRNANNTMAPISEFVTLKKVYGPESINRFNLFTSISVNGAPKPGFSTGDAIKAIQEVGAKTLPAGYGFEFSGLTREEIASGSQTIFIFLLCLVFVYFLLSAQYESYILPFAVLLSLPIGLAGAFIFAKIFGIQNNIYLQITLIMLIGLLAKNAILIVEFAVARRRNGESIVQAAIDGSVARLRPILMTSFAFILGLVPLMIASGAGAEGNRSIGTGAVGGMLIGTIFGVFVIPVLFIIFQSLQERISGKPADKEIEIETETVA; via the coding sequence ATGTTACGTACATTCATTGAAAGACCAGTATTATCTACCGTAATATCGGTAATTATAGTCATACTGGGTATCCTGGGCCTTACAACCTTGCCCATATCAGAATACCCCGATATAGCACCGCCTACAGTGCAGGTATCCGCATCATACCAGGGCGCAAACGCCGAAGTGGTAATGAAAAGTGTTATCGTACCGCTCGAAGAGCAAATTAACGGTGTGGAGAACATGACTTACATGACCTCTACTGCAAGTAATGACGGCAGCGCTGTTATCACTGTTTATTTTAAACAAGGCACCGATCCCGACCTGGCGGCAGTAAACGTGCAGAACAGGGTATCAAAAGCCACCAGTCTGCTTCCTGCCGAGGTTACCAGGGCGGGTGTTACCACCAGTAAACGTCAAAGCAGCATGGTGATGGTATTTTCCCTGTCGAGCGATAATAAAAGCTACGACGAGAAATTTTTGCAAAACTATGCCAATATTAACGTGCTGCCGCAGATCAAGCGTATCAGTGGTGTAGGTGATGCCTCCTCATTTGGCATACAGGATTACTCCATGCGTATTTGGTTAAAGCCCGATGTAATGGCTACGTACGGCCTTGTGCCCGATGACGTGAACAGCGCCCTGGCCGAGCAAAATATTGAGGCTGCGCCGGGTAAAGTAGGAGAGAACGATAACCAGTCGTTCCAGTATGTATTAAAGTACAAAGGCAGGCTTACCAGTGTGCCCGAGTTTGAAAATATTGTGATCCGCTCATCAACCAAGGGGCAGCTGTTGCGCCTGAAAGATATAGCGAGGGTTGAGCTTGGCGCGCAAAGTTACGCCAATGCTACTACCATGAATGGCAAACCTGCAGTAGCTATAGCCATTTATCAAACCGCAGGTTCAAACGCGCACGAGTTAATTAAAAACTGCGAGCAGACTATTGAGGCCGCTTCAAAAACGTTCCCTGCGGGTATTAGCTATACATCCCTTTTTAGTGTTAATGACTTTTTAGATACCTCGATAGAAAAAGTTGTACACACCCTGATCGAAGCCTTTGTACTGGTGTTTATCGTAGTGTTTGTATTCCTTCAGGATTTCCGTTCTACGCTGATCCCGGCTATTGCGGTACCTGTGGCTATTGTAGGTACTTTTTTCTTTCTGCAACTATTTGGCTTTACCATTAACCTGCTCACCCTGTTTGCTATGGTGCTGGCCATTGGTATAGTGGTGGATGATGCTATTGTGGTGGTTGAGGCCGTGCACGCCAAGCTCGATCATGGGGCTAAATCGGCAAAAGCGGCTACAATCAGCGCCATGAATGATATCAGCGGGGCTATCGTATCCATCACTTTGGTAATGGCTGCTGTGTTTATCCCGGTTACGTTCATTACCGGTTCAACCGGGGTGTTTTATAAACAGTTTGGTTTAACGCTTGCTGTCGCGATATTTATATCAGCAGTAAACGCTTTAACATTAAGCCCTGCATTGTGCGCGCTGTTATTGAAACCGCATCCCGAAGGCGAGCATCATAAAACAGGCCTTTTACAAAGATTTTATACAGCCTTTAATACCAGCTTTGATACAATTACCCGCAAGTACAAAAAATCTGTAAGCTTTCTTGCGGCCAAAAAATGGCTCGCCATTGCCGGCATTGCAGTTTTTGGGTTGATATTCTGGTTCCTGCTAAAAACAACACCATCAGGCTTTGTGCCTAATGAAGATCAGGGTTTTATTATTGGCGATATCTCATTACCGCCTGCTGCATCATTGGAGCGTACAACCGAAGTTATCGATAAGGTATCAGGCATGGTAAGGTCTTTGCCCGAAGTGGAATCGACTATCAGGGTTGCCGGCCAGGGTATACTGAGCGGCGCAGGCGGTTCATACGGCTTAATCATGGTTAAGCTTAAACCCTGGGACAAACGTACAGCCAAAGGATCAGACGTAAATAGCGTTATCGGTAAGCTATTTGGCATGACCGCCGGGATTAAAGGTGCTACCGTCCTGTTTTTTGCTCCGCCAACCTTACAGGGCTTTGGTAACAGCAGCGGTTTCGAGTTCCAGGTGCAGGATAAAACAGGAGGCGATATTGTGAAATTTGCCGAAATAAACGGCAAGTTCCTGGGCGCATTAAACCAGCGTCCGGAAATTCAATACGCGTCGACGTTTTTTAACACCAACTTCCCACAGTTTTTGGTTGATGTTAACGTAGCCAAATGTAAGGATGCCGGTATAACCGTAAACTCGGTGTTAAGCGCTTTACAGGGATATTTTGGTGGTGTTTATGCCTCTAATTTTAATGAGTTTGGCAAGCAATACCGTGTAATGATCCAGGCAGATGCAGCTTACAGGGGTACCACAGGCAGCCTGAACAACATGTATGTACGTAATGCCAATAATACGATGGCCCCTATATCTGAGTTTGTTACGCTGAAAAAAGTATATGGCCCTGAATCAATTAACCGTTTTAACCTGTTTACTTCTATTTCGGTAAACGGCGCTCCGAAACCGGGCTTCAGTACGGGCGATGCCATTAAAGCCATACAGGAAGTAGGTGCAAAAACATTGCCTGCCGGTTATGGGTTTGAGTTTTCGGGCCTTACCCGCGAGGAGATTGCCAGTGGCAGCCAAACCATTTTTATTTTCCTGCTGTGCCTGGTGTTTGTGTACTTCTTGTTGAGTGCACAGTACGAGAGCTATATTCTGCCATTTGCAGTATTACTGTCACTGCCCATAGGTTTGGCCGGTGCATTCATATTCGCTAAGATCTTCGGTATTCAAAACAATATTTATTTGCAGATCACCCTCATTATGCTCATCGGCCTGTTAGCCAAAAATGCTATCCTGATAGTTGAATTTGCGGTAGCCCGCAGGCGAAACGGCGAAAGCATTGTGCAGGCCGCTATTGATGGTTCGGTTGCCCGTTTAAGGCCAATTTTAATGACATCCTTCGCATTTATACTGGGGTTAGTCCCGCTAATGATTGCATCAGGAGCAGGTGCCGAAGGTAACCGATCTATAGGTACAGGTGCTGTAGGCGGGATGCTGATCGGTACCATATTCGGTGTGTTTGTGATCCCGGTGCTGTTCATCATCTTCCAGTCACTTCAGGAACGGATAAGCGGTAAACCTGCGGATAAAGAAATAGAAATTGAAACCGAAACGGTAGCCTGA